The proteins below are encoded in one region of Ascaphus truei isolate aAscTru1 chromosome 10, aAscTru1.hap1, whole genome shotgun sequence:
- the LOC142503307 gene encoding uncharacterized protein LOC142503307 has protein sequence MTTLPSPNLNTANIAPEGHVSPETEQVSSPGSASSTHLEEHDEEDFDDDDDDDDDDAAAAAIDTQIQASDHEEVPIETVLPPKRPANTTYDAIVASEGKIVEAENRRHSDLMTVLERMIALQEETVSQLAHLHRVFIEVPKQLQKINTSFEALVVQQTQANYWRMTNVPQFNTSQPGSVHAGQFSPHSSDIHSPGPNVTGQVADIAVQVPDDILLLPSVQIQQQTPTKEATKTKQDTHETDQPSLVQCLPTCSHVAVRNLWEAQFGICGKRSSGICGKRSLEFVGSAVREFVGSAVWNLWEAQFGICGKRSLEFVGSAVRNLWEAQFGICGKRSLEFVGSAVRDLWEAQFGICGKRSLEFVGSAVRNSVSQDDIAESV, from the exons ttgcccctgaaggacatgtgtcacctgagactgaacaagtgtcttcacctgggtcagccagctcaacacacctagaag aacatgatgaagaggattttgatgatgatgatgatgatgatgatgatgatgccgccgccgccgccatagacacacaaatacaagcaagtgaccatgaagaggttccaattgaaactgttttaccgccaaaacgtccagcaaataccacatatgatgcaattgtagcttctgagggaaaaattgtggaagcagaaaatcgtcgccattctgacctgatgacagtgctggaaaggatgattgcactgcaggaagaaacagtttcacaattggcacatctccacagagtcttcattgaagtgcctaaacagttgcaaaaaatcaacacctcattcgaagcattagttgttcagcaaacacaagctaattactggagaatgactaatgtaccacaattcaacacctcccagccaggatctgttcatgcaggtcagttttcaccacattcatctgatattcattcaccaggcccaaatgttaccggtcaagtagcagacattgctgtgcaggttcctgatgacatcctactgctgccatctgtacaaattcagcagcagacacctacaaaggaggcgacaaaaacaaaacaagacacacatgaaacagaccaaccatcacttgtgcagtgtctaccaacttgctcacatgt CGCAGTTCGGAATTTGTGGGAAGCGCAGTTCGGAATTTGTGGGAAGCGCAGTTCGGGAATTTGTGGAAAGCGCAGTTTGGAATTTGTGGGAAGCGCAGTTCGGGAATTTGTGGGAAGCGCAGTTTGGAATTTGTGGGAAGCGCAGTTTGGAATTTGTGGGAAGCGCAGTTTGGAATTTGTGGGAAGCGCAGTTCGGAATTTGTGGGAAGCGCAGTTCGGAATTTGTGGGAAGCGCAGTTTGGAATTTGTGGGAAGCGCAGTTCGGGATTTGTGGGAAGCGCAGTTCGGAATTTGTGGGAAGCGCAGTTTGGAATTTGTGGGAAGCGCAGTTCGGAATTCTGTCTCACAAGATGACATTGCGGAATCTGTGTGA